Within Runella rosea, the genomic segment ATATCCCATTGGATTTATGAATTTTAACGGAACCACGATTTCCTCCGACAATCTTCCCCAAAACTGTTTGACGTATTAATGAATGGATTTAAAAGAAATAAGGATGGTATCCGTTGATATGACAATTCCAATGATAAAGCTTTCAATTTTACCCCGTTATTGCATTTGGATGGTGGTAGTTTGGGCGGGTTTTTTCCTGAATACCAACGCGCAAACCTGCGTAGGAACTCCTGGTCAGGTCAAATGGTCGTACTGGACGGGTTTCAATAATTCATTGCCCGACAGCGCCGATTTGGCCGCGCTCGAAAATTTCCCCAGTCGCCCCGACGGCTCCCAAATGCTGAGTTCGTTGAAAATGCCCGTCAATTATACCGAGTACTTCGCCGCCATGACTAGGGGCTATATTTACGTGAATCAAACCGCTACGTACACCTTTAACCTAACGGGTGATGATCACGCCCTTTTCTATTTAAGCACCGACGAGTCGCTCGCCAATAAAAGAAAACGAGCGGAAGTTACCTCTTACACGGACGTAACTGAACACAACAAAACGCCCGGCCAAACCTCCAAGACCATCGAATTGGTGGCGGGACAAAATTATTACTTTGAAATTTACAGCTTTGAAGGCTGTTGCAGCGACCATACAACGCTTTATTGGCGTAAAACCGCCAACTCCGACACCACTTGGCGAATCATTGACTTTAATAACATAAAACAATACGCTTGCGAGCAATCGTGCCCCGTGCGCGGCACCGCTTGTAATGACGGCAATGCCCAAACCACCAACGACCAACACGACGGGTTTTGTAACTGCGTAGGAGTTGCCCCGACGACGAACCCCTGCGTGGGTGAGCGCGGCTTGGTGGAAGCCTATTATTTTGACAATATCACGGGCAGTTATGTAGAACCCGACTTGGTGAACGCCCCGAAATTTCCGTTGTTGCCCGACCGAAAAGAGAAATTAAAGGGGATTTCAGGTCCCGATTTTGCGTCGTATGCCAAAGACAATTACGGATCGCTGGTGCAGGGCTATTTGACGGTTCCTGTTTCGGGAATGTACGAATTTAACCTAACGGGCGACGATCAAACGATGTTTTTTCTGAGTAAAAATGACTCTATTCAGTACAAACAGTACCACCAAGCCATGGTGATTTTTGGAATCAACGAAACGGCTCACTCCACGTATACGTTTCAAAATACCTCGCCTATCTACCTCCAAAAAGGCCAATTTTATTACTACGAAATAAGGCACAAAGAGAATGGTTGGCGCGACCACTTTAACCTGTATTGGAAAACACCCTTTCACGAGTTTAAAACGTGGAAACGGGTGTCTGATTTTTACCTTTACGACTACAAATGCGAGATTTCGTGCGTACCCAACAATACGCCGTGCAACGACGGGAATGCGTTTACGAAGAACGATACCTACCAAAATTGCGAATGTGTAGGTACGCCCTGCACGGGTCCCGATTGTGATGATGCATCGGCGCAATACCAAAAATATGATTACTGCGCCCCGACCCAAAATATCACGAATACCAATGAAACGGGTTGGCTCTCTTGCGTAAAAGCGACCAATCCAAACCCCGCCAGAAGCGGCCAGAATCACTGGATTAAGTATGATTTGGGGAATTTATATACCTTAAAAGGAACGCGCGTGTGGAACTACAACGTGTTGAATGAAACGACCAAAGGCTTTAAGACGGTGTACATCGACTACTCGACCGACGGCGTTGTTTGGACGCAATTGGGGGGGCAGTATACGTGGCCCAATGCGCCTGGTGCGGCGCAGTATGCGGGTTTTACAGGGCCTGATTTTAATAGTCTTTCGGCCCGTTATGTGCTGATTACGGCCACCGAAAACTGGGGTCATGCCACTTGTGCAGGTTTTAGTAAAATAACCTTCAACGCACAACAGTGCCAACAAAGCGGCACCGCCTGCGACGACGGCGACCCGTTGACGGTGTACGATAAATTTGACGGCAACTGTGGTTGCAAAGGCATCAAACTCGCCTGTTTGGAAGATACCATTAAGACGGGAAGGGTGGCGCTCGTTTCTGCTCCGCACAAGGCTCAGAAGGCGATTTTTTCAGAAGGACAATTACCGACGTCCAAAAATATTGGCTTTACAGCTGGCAACAGTATCGTGCTGCTACCGGGATTTCAAATTGATGCGGGAGCGGTGTTTTCGGCCAAGATTGAAGCTTGTTTGCAATCGTTATTTGCCCAAAGTCAAATTTCGCAGGAGGGGAAATCCCTCGCCACTGAATTTGGGGCGGAGCCAACCGACCAACCCAACATCAAGCGTATCATTTTTCGTCTCAACCAACCTGGGCAGGTGAAGTTGTTATTGAAAGATAAAAAAGGGCAAACGCTGGCTACGATAATAGATGATTACTACCAGAATTTGGGAACGCAAATTAAATACCTACCCACGGGCCGTCTTTCCAAAGGTGCATACGCGATTGAATTGACAGTGAATGATGCTAAAATCAACCAACAATTTTTGGTGGAATAAGGATTTGGGATATTTCGTGCTGACCAAAAAGATTGATTTTTGGCCTTCATTGGTATTCTTAGCAACAGGTTGTAAATTTTCCGTCTACTTTCTTACCCATATACCGACCCACCCATGCAAGATGTAACCGCCATCCAATGGCCCCTGTGGCGTAGCGTTATTTTTCGTTTTACTGCTATTTATTTAGGATTTTATCTATCTTTTCTCCAATGGATGGGCAACTTGCCCGTCGTTTCTACCTTTACGGAACTGTACAATGAGATTGAAAAATTGTTGGTCGAGTGGGGCAATCGCACCATTTTTCACGTCAAAGATGTCCTGATTCCGATGGGCGGCAGCGGAGACACTTCCTACGGCTACGCCCAATTGTGTTTTTTTGCGTTGGTATCTATCCTCGGCACCTTGGTTTGGTCGCTTTTTGACCGTCGAAAAAACTACGACAAGGCCTATTACTGGCTGATGGTAATTTTGCGGTACTACATTGCCATGATTGCCTTTACTTATGGCTTCATCA encodes:
- a CDS encoding PA14 domain-containing protein — protein: MIKLSILPRYCIWMVVVWAGFFLNTNAQTCVGTPGQVKWSYWTGFNNSLPDSADLAALENFPSRPDGSQMLSSLKMPVNYTEYFAAMTRGYIYVNQTATYTFNLTGDDHALFYLSTDESLANKRKRAEVTSYTDVTEHNKTPGQTSKTIELVAGQNYYFEIYSFEGCCSDHTTLYWRKTANSDTTWRIIDFNNIKQYACEQSCPVRGTACNDGNAQTTNDQHDGFCNCVGVAPTTNPCVGERGLVEAYYFDNITGSYVEPDLVNAPKFPLLPDRKEKLKGISGPDFASYAKDNYGSLVQGYLTVPVSGMYEFNLTGDDQTMFFLSKNDSIQYKQYHQAMVIFGINETAHSTYTFQNTSPIYLQKGQFYYYEIRHKENGWRDHFNLYWKTPFHEFKTWKRVSDFYLYDYKCEISCVPNNTPCNDGNAFTKNDTYQNCECVGTPCTGPDCDDASAQYQKYDYCAPTQNITNTNETGWLSCVKATNPNPARSGQNHWIKYDLGNLYTLKGTRVWNYNVLNETTKGFKTVYIDYSTDGVVWTQLGGQYTWPNAPGAAQYAGFTGPDFNSLSARYVLITATENWGHATCAGFSKITFNAQQCQQSGTACDDGDPLTVYDKFDGNCGCKGIKLACLEDTIKTGRVALVSAPHKAQKAIFSEGQLPTSKNIGFTAGNSIVLLPGFQIDAGAVFSAKIEACLQSLFAQSQISQEGKSLATEFGAEPTDQPNIKRIIFRLNQPGQVKLLLKDKKGQTLATIIDDYYQNLGTQIKYLPTGRLSKGAYAIELTVNDAKINQQFLVE